The genome window GCACTAAAAGGCCTGGTAACCAGAAACAGAAATTAACAGGCAACCTTGATGTCAGACGTTTAGGTTTTTATTCATGTTTATGTACCCCAGACATGTCATTTTAAGCAATATTTAAAATCATTGTTTTATACTTCAATTTTAGAATAGACAAACAATAAGTTCTGTTTTATATTTCTTACTGTTTTTGGTCCATCGCCTAAGCCCAAGAAAGCACCGTAACAGAGGGATGCAGTCTATACTGGCTACAAATGTATGATACTTTGCTACTTGTGCACAATTAAACTTGTATATATAAAGTGTGCTGGATCTCTTGTTTGTGATTTTACAAACACATGTTTGTTATGCTAGATAAGAGTACTTTTGGAAAGGAAGTCAGAGTTTCTTATTTTAGTTTGttacatattttttattacagtcAATTCTTATTATTCATTACATTGCAAATATGTATATACAATACAGTTATTAGTGAATGTTTTTTATAACTTAGTTGCTTTGTGCTTGCTTCTCTTTAGTGAGGTCCTGTTTCCATATGAACTCAGGACTGTATTTGTTCCCCAGGTCACAGCTGTTCTCACATGTATAGACAGCCAGTGTTCCCCAGTCTATACTGGCCTCTGGACTGTCAACTTTCAGGTGGTTTAGCAACTGTGGCATCACCTGTTGGAACACGCAACAACTCCTCTTCAGTGTAATACAAATAAACCAACATCAGATTCAGCATGCAAACACACCATTACATTTGACGGTTTAGTAAACAAATCAGATTACCTGGAACTCAAACACCCTTATGGAGCCACAGAGGCAGTGCGGGACATCATTTTCTGAAGGAACATGCTCAGATGACAGCCATAGAGGAGAACCACCCCTGCAGTACCTCAGAACCTGGAACaccataacttgtcatgcaaCATGTGTTTGAAAGTCATCACTAATATTGGTGCCTCTGAAAAGTGCTTGTACCTGATGCGGCTCAGTTTGAATCCGTTGTTTAAACTTCTGGAATACCTTGGTATCTTGAGTTTCATGCATGGCCATGTCTTCAAGCTCTGACTCCAAGGCTGTGGAGAAAAAGCCCCTGCACATTTGCGATCAGCCATTTCTACATTGGTTGGGTTATACACTTGTTATGTACCCTCCCTCCTGTAACTCATGATTCAAGATGGGGAAGACCAATGAAGAAACGACATGTCGGGTATGATCTTACAGTCAGCTAAGGTGGAGCAGTCAACATCCCTCTGAACACCCTCTACTGTCTCTGGGTCCTCTTCCACTGGCAGCTCTTCAGGCTCGGTGACGAGTTCAAACTCGGGGAACAGGAATGGTGATGGCACAACACTGGACAGCGCTGTAAAACATATGTTACACTTAATGGCACCATTtacttttaaaaaaaaaaaaattatgaagaAAATCTAGTTTTCCTCTGTCTTGCAGCTTACCTTGACCAACACATTCTTTCTTGTGGCTGTGTCTCCAGTCTATAGTCTGGTGTTCTTTACTGCAATAGTACACAGCATGACAGCGGGAGCACGCTTTCTGACCAGGACAGCCACATAGCCGGCACAGTTTAACTCCAGAACCAAGTACACATGGGTCGGGCTCTGTCCCGCTTGGAGCCTCGTCCGTTGGGGGATCAAAGGGGTAGAAATCATTTCCCCGTGGCAGCTGACTCCTATACACTGAAGGAGAGAAACTGGGATGTCAACTTTGAGAAACAGAACAAATGATCATCTaagtgtaaacaaacacacttcaCCTTTTAGACAACGGCTGTCATTTTGCGAGAAGCAGTCAGGTGTCTTGCAgcaaaatacaaacactgttCGATGGAAACTTCTATCCTGTTCGGTGATGGGTGCATACACCTGCAGCAGAAAAGCTGTGGGGAGTTGACATTTATCACACGCCGAATCTGGAAGACAAGGAAGGTTCGTCTGACTCAACCACGCAGGTTTACCGCCAACTTTACTCGGGAATTGTGAACTCTGTAGCTGCCAGGCTTCTGCCTCCTCCAGGAAgccaagaacagtttctttatTCAATATTGGATTTTCACTGTTGGCCATTTCAGACTGTTTATCACTTTCCACCACAACGCTACTTGACAGTAATCACCAGAAACACCAGCTCAACGTGCGTTTATTGTCCCTCTACTAAATGTGTCCGTAGGAAACATGCATCAATGGACAAAACCATCCCCATTTTAACCAATTTAATGTAGCCTAAGTTACTAGTGGGCTGCTCTACCAATGAAGTTTAAATTACCGACACTTTTGTAAAATGATGATGGAAGTCATAATGACGAGGATATAGGCCATGTAAATATTGTAATCTACTGGTACATTTGAAAGGCTTGATTGTTccactttgaaaatcggtctTTGGCCACCAGGTGGTAGCATTGTTCTGATACTTATTAGTGAGAATTAAAAGGATTTTTTGAAATTTAGATAGAGCTCTATAAAGCGATTTCAACATATCATGATAAATTAGATATGATGAGATTGCTTTACTTCCTGTACTTTAAAGCCTTTAGTGCAAATTAACTATCCAACGTCAAGAAATGTAACTTATGCTCATGGAAAAGAGTATACTATAAGTTAACACAACTTAGCATAATATAAATCACATTCAGCTCAACCAAGCAACAACAGAAAACGTCATCATTTCGCGTACGCGCAAGAAAGGAGGAACTGGGAACTGAATTCTCCCTAACACCGGTTTTCATTTGGCCAATGGCCAAGCCTGTGAAccagtgatgtcattgtcccctTCCTAGTCCACACGAGGGAGCTGTAGTAGAGGGAGTGTGCTCTGGATGTGTCTACGGAAAATACCCAGAGCATTCAAGTCAGTCTTGTAGGCTGTCCCACATATGGGACGTTGTATTTGACCAATGCTCACTTTGGATATATCGTTTGAATGATGTGTTACTTAAAACGGTATGTTTTGACGTCAAGACGACTGCATCGGCTTTAAACTTTTCAACTATGGGACCTACCCTGAAAACCAGAGAGAAGTTTACTTCGAGATGCACTTGTGAAAGTTCTGTTGATGGCAGAGTTCGGAAACTAATGGGTTGGCGAAGCTTACATTGACTCGTCTCTCGACATATAGGTTAGACTGCACGGCGATGCCTCCCCAGGGAGAAGGTGAATACAAACCTGTTTCAGTATCGGTTCCGTCGGTCCCTCCGGTCCCCCCGCGAAGGTTCAGGAGCAGGGATTCGTCTAAGTATCGAACTGGGACAGGAGAGCGCAAAGTAAAGTGTGTGCTCGTTGGAGACGGGGCTGTAGGGAAGACAAGCCTGATCGTCAGCTACACAACAAATGGATATCCAACAGAATATGTCCCTACTGCTTTTGACAACTTTTCAGGTAACTTCAAATTGTGTTTCTCTATAGTCTGATTTTATAGTGTAACGAAAAACACCATATGGTGGCATTACAACAAATATATAGGCCTAATGTATAATAATATTAAAATTTTAAATGTGAATATGGACTATAATACTTAATTccaatgtatgtatgtaatatGTCTTTATTTTCCAGCTGTGGTGGCAGTTGACGGCAAGCCGGTGAAGCTACAGCTATGTGACACAGCTGGACAGGTCTGTAAAGAATAAATAATAAGCCACCAGAACTCTTGCCTTTACCATGCTGCAAATTTAAGTAGTTCATCTTACTACAGCTTAAAACGCTTACTTCATGGAGATGATAACAGCTCATAAGCTTAACATGGCTCCACTTGGGGTTCATTCCTAtgcacccacacccccaccatcTCCATGCCCTGCAGGTCAGAGGTCTAGGGAGTACAGCTGACTAGGTTGATGAGTACCAGCAGTGTTTATGTCCAGCCGTGAGAATGCACATGAAACGAGGTTACCTATAGCtggtttttctctctgtcactggaGCTGACTGTCAAGTCTGAGGGAGGGTTACCCTCAGATGGTAAACCTTATCATGGTGATTCATGTCTTTGAGACTAAAGAGGAAACATAGCTTTAAGCTGATGCCCAGCTGGGTCTGGTCAGTGGAAACACAAGCTAGAAAGAGCATAACTTGTTGAGCTCAGTCTGCTGCTAACTGTTGGGCTGATCATGTGGGAAGCAGAGCAGTCTGGAGGACACGAGTGAGCTGCCAGAAAAGTGGATGCTGGAGAAAAGAAAGCAGAGATCAGAAAGATGAGAGCTAAACAGGCTGGAATATTAGAAGGGAGAGTCTGGGAAAGACAGCAAAGACTATAGAAAGCAGAGCCAAGGAAGCTGTAACAGGAAGCAGGAGGAAGAGTCTGGATACTGACCAGTGTTTCAGTCTGGGGCAGGAACAGGCTATTGGTGACTAAATGGTATTGTGTCCTGAGGTTAATGGAGACAGTCAGTTCCTGGGCTAGGGGTTGGAGGTGGGAGGCAGGACAGTGGCAGGAGCTGTTGAGGACTCGGGCTGAGTTCAGACAGCCAGTCAGAAGGGAATAGATCAACTTTCTCATGATTGTATGCAGAATAACCAAGAACCCTGTGCTCCTCTGAGGAGGATATCACACAGTTAACGTTTCAGTCAGGAACACAGTGCGTAAACACTCAAGCTGGGTGTATCACAGGACCAGATgaaagaacgagagaggggtgaggagagagggacgggaCGTGCACACTTCGTCAATAAACAACTCTCATCTCAGTGGAATGCCAGTGTTATCTCCTTTTCGGTGAAAATCACAGTGCAAGTAGATGTGTTTCCGATTACCCCACAATCACTGCCTTTGCGTAACGCAGGCAGATGAAAGGACTGAACACACGTTGTCAGGGGAGATAAGCAGCCATATTGGCGTCAGTCGGTGGTCCAGAGGTTATATGCTTACAGAGGTAAATCCCTGTAACGTTGCCTGCCAGCTACTTATAGGAATTTATCAGAAGGACTAAGTTTCATGTCAACGTACCAATTATTACACATAGTTCTGAGTCGTGTATAGAAAGGGCACTTATTCTCTGACCTTAGTCTGCTGTCATTGGTCATATACTGTATTGTGCTTGCcagtatttaaatgtattttccgAGAGTGGGTCAGGCCTACATCTGGCAAATGAATGCCAGCCATACTAAAACTCTGAGTAGCATGTATTGTATATATTTTGTGCATGTATACATTGATACATTTTCAATTTATATCGCTGGCTTTACATGGAGGGGATGTGTGATAAATACTGCAGTGGAGTGCCATTGTCAGGCTGCATTACATAACATTGCAGTGTCAGTCACCATATATTGTATAGCCTTTGGGTTATCATTATCCTCTGAAAGAGCTTGTCCCTCTCTTCCTCGTtgtctcatctgtctctcttatTTGACCTGTCCCCACAGGATGAGTTTGATAAGCTCCGCCCCCTTTGCTACAACAATGCTGACATCTTCATGCTGTGCTTCAGCGTGGTTAGCCCCGCCTCCTTCCAAAACGTGGCAGAGAAGTGGGTTCCAGAGATCCGCCGGCACTGTCCGCGGGCGCCCGTGGTCCTGGTGGGCACACAGTCGGACCTGCGGGAGGATGTGAAGGTTCTGATCGAGCTGGCCCGTTACCGTGAGAAGCCTGTGGACCCGGTGGAGGCCCGGCGCTGTGCGGAGGAGATACACGCTTTGTGCTACATGGAGTGTTCTTCCCTTACCCAGAAGAACCTAAAGGAGGTTTTTGACGCAGCCATTGTGGCCAGCATACAAAACTCAGACTCCCAGCATCCCCAGCGGCACAAACAGAGGACTCCAGACAAGATGAAGAAACTGTCCAAGTCCTGGTGGAGAAAGTACTGCTGTGTGTCATAGTCTGGACTAGCCTGGTTGGGTGTTCTAGCTTGGCCTGATCTAGCCTAGTCTGGTTGGCTGGCGTATATTTTCTGAACATTACACAATCTTGGCTGCCTATCTGTCAGCCATCTGTAGCTACTCagtaacacagagacacagtcacAGAGATAAAGGTTAGCAGTAAGACTGGTGTTAACATCAGGCCTCGGTAACAGGGGGATTTGTCTCGGCTCACCtagggtcagagttcagggtcaGTGGTTCTGTGCCAGGGGTCACCTATTTTCCTGACCTCTGATTGGCCAACCATAGGACTTACTCTGGGGATGTAAACAAACATTGCCATGACAGCATTTCAGAGCTTCTATTGGGCTTGTCGCCCATGTGTAGTCCTGCACCTGATTGACTGTCAGTAGTGTTTCCATCCATCTTGTCATCAGAGAGCAAAAATGTCATTCTCATGATGAAAGACGAATAATGTAGAGTATCATCAGTTAAACAGTTGTATATAAATAATCCatgcatttatatttttttcattttaaccATTCAAGTGGGACTAATACTCTTTTTGGTTGCATCTCACTtctaaaatataatgcaaaacATTTAATTTAGGAATAAGTGATGATTTTTCTCTTAGAAAATGATACCAAGGTCACCAATGTAACACTTCAATGAAATCATGTATGTAAGTCCTTGCTGTGATCCATGAATTATATGTATATTTACTGGTATctattgtttttctgtgtaCAAATGTATATGTCAGAATGAACATGGAGTCATATGTCCCTACCCATCCACGAGAGCCAACAATCAACTTTATTGTTAGTGTTGCTCCACCATCTCTATTCTGAGTCCCATGACCAGGAGGAGTACCGTTTTGTGAATAGGGTTAGTTGGAAGTAGATTCTCAGGATAGCAGTTGCTGAGGCATAACATGTAGCCTATTGTCCCAAGGCTCCCAATGCAAGTTTGACTGTCATCTTGAAAATTGAGACAGAAATGTGTGGTTATTGTAGGGTTTGAATCACAGTGATTAACAGACTGTATGGACCGCCTGAGATCTTTGATTCTGGAACACAACACCCTAGTCTGGTAGGCCAAAGCTGGTTAATTGATCAAACGAAGTGTAGAGGTAACAAAGCTGTTTGAATTTTGAATCATAAGTACCATCTGTTTTGATAAAGTTGTTTGTCAGGCCTGGTAACCAGACCTCCTGCAGTAGCAAGTGAAATTCAAACCCTGGGCTCAGAGATGCAGTTAGCACCTTACTGGACCTGTGGACATGTGAGGGAACTCTGAAGGTGATTTATGATGAGAGTCAGACGGAAGGTTTTACTGGTGTAGGCTATTCCTTGAACTGTCACTATCAACCACTCAGTTAAGCTGAGTGTCAACAGTGGAACAGAAAATGAATAGACACCGATGGAGATCTGTTGTACATTAAATGGTTCCATCATCGCCAAAATATTCATTCTGGCCTTGTAAGGAAGCTGTTCCTTTAGAATGAAATGAGAAAGTGAGATTGTAAAGAGAAAATATGGAAGATAGGATGTGAAATGAGGGACCAGGAAGAAGCAAACACAGTGATGTTGACTGAAAGGAGCAAACGGCTTTCAGCCAGTGTTTTGCCGTATCTGGAGAAAGGCAAATATAAACGTTCAGTGTCTTCAGATCAATTTTTAGTGTATTTGATATCCAATCTGAACGTTAATTAGGGTTCACTCCACTCATA of Hypomesus transpacificus isolate Combined female chromosome 11, fHypTra1, whole genome shotgun sequence contains these proteins:
- the rhoua gene encoding ras homolog family member Ua, producing MPPQGEGEYKPVSVSVPSVPPVPPRRFRSRDSSKYRTGTGERKVKCVLVGDGAVGKTSLIVSYTTNGYPTEYVPTAFDNFSAVVAVDGKPVKLQLCDTAGQDEFDKLRPLCYNNADIFMLCFSVVSPASFQNVAEKWVPEIRRHCPRAPVVLVGTQSDLREDVKVLIELARYREKPVDPVEARRCAEEIHALCYMECSSLTQKNLKEVFDAAIVASIQNSDSQHPQRHKQRTPDKMKKLSKSWWRKYCCVS
- the pdcd2 gene encoding programmed cell death protein 2, which encodes MANSENPILNKETVLGFLEEAEAWQLQSSQFPSKVGGKPAWLSQTNLPCLPDSACDKCQLPTAFLLQVYAPITEQDRSFHRTVFVFCCKTPDCFSQNDSRCLKVYRSQLPRGNDFYPFDPPTDEAPSGTEPDPCVLGSGVKLCRLCGCPGQKACSRCHAVYYCSKEHQTIDWRHSHKKECVGQALSSVVPSPFLFPEFELVTEPEELPVEEDPETVEGVQRDVDCSTLADSLESELEDMAMHETQDTKVFQKFKQRIQTEPHQVLRYCRGGSPLWLSSEHVPSENDVPHCLCGSIRVFEFQVMPQLLNHLKVDSPEASIDWGTLAVYTCENSCDLGNKYSPEFIWKQDLTKEKQAQSN